One genomic region from Longimicrobium sp. encodes:
- a CDS encoding nucleotidyltransferase domain-containing protein: MNPIPSDQATATQLAQQIVAAGLGRVRRVVMIGSRARGTAHRTSDLDLVVLVEVPRGTRPWGPAENLAERDRIQRAVGVPPITTDLSVRTTDRYHEARHVIGGVEHLVDVEGVDVYSHPPSNPPTIRRTPTEVRHQHTGTWITHAAAVLEEAVSNARADSDATPEPGGASLASAAHAGVMRAVTAVLVSHQLHSSKRDGIPAMLTQLASVDADTAAELERVLKRSIPPFQRACAVLQMVVVRLGRDPGVTPYLQQAQAWLKKSGIGRVPLTGDRVAHAGRR, translated from the coding sequence GTGAACCCGATCCCGAGCGACCAGGCTACCGCCACGCAGCTTGCACAGCAGATCGTCGCTGCCGGGCTTGGCAGGGTGCGGCGCGTGGTGATGATCGGCTCGCGGGCACGCGGCACGGCACACCGGACGAGCGACTTGGACCTGGTGGTGCTCGTCGAGGTGCCCCGCGGCACCCGACCGTGGGGGCCGGCCGAGAACCTGGCCGAGCGCGACCGCATCCAGCGCGCCGTGGGTGTGCCCCCGATCACCACGGACCTGTCGGTGCGCACCACCGACCGCTACCACGAAGCGCGCCACGTAATTGGGGGTGTGGAGCACTTGGTGGACGTGGAGGGGGTAGACGTGTACTCACATCCCCCGAGCAATCCGCCGACGATCAGGCGCACTCCAACCGAGGTCCGCCACCAGCATACCGGCACTTGGATTACCCATGCAGCCGCCGTGTTGGAGGAAGCCGTCTCCAACGCGCGGGCTGACTCAGACGCAACGCCGGAGCCAGGTGGGGCAAGCCTTGCGTCGGCTGCGCACGCCGGCGTCATGCGCGCTGTTACGGCGGTCCTCGTGTCCCATCAGCTGCATAGCTCCAAACGAGATGGCATCCCGGCCATGTTGACACAGCTCGCATCGGTCGATGCGGACACTGCGGCTGAGTTGGAGAGGGTGCTAAAGCGATCTATTCCGCCATTCCAGCGGGCATGCGCAGTGTTGCAGATGGTCGTTGTTCGATTAGGACGCGATCCTGGCGTGACGCCATATCTACAGCAGGCGCAGGCATGGTTGAAGAAGAGTGGGATCGGGCGTGTCCCCCTGACGGGGGACCGGGTTGCGCACGCAGGTAGGCGATGA
- a CDS encoding lasso peptide biosynthesis B2 protein — MTALRTLGRLAWADRRLLAEAAFCLAAARAMVLSIPFRRLSSRLGTPGRETSTAAPPEAALDTLRKVRWALQATSRRLPWRCACLEQGIAGKTMLRRRGIASTLYLGVARETNAGATAHAWLRSGPLVITGAAGRERFTVVATYADDEPVPDGPAVRAG; from the coding sequence ATGACCGCGCTGCGCACCCTTGGCCGGCTGGCGTGGGCCGATCGGCGGTTGCTCGCGGAGGCGGCGTTCTGCCTGGCCGCCGCCCGGGCCATGGTGCTCTCGATCCCCTTTCGCCGCCTGTCGTCGCGCCTCGGCACCCCCGGCCGGGAGACCTCCACCGCCGCTCCCCCCGAAGCGGCCCTCGACACACTCCGAAAGGTCCGCTGGGCGCTGCAGGCGACGAGCCGGCGGCTCCCCTGGCGGTGCGCGTGTCTCGAACAGGGCATCGCCGGCAAGACGATGCTGCGGCGCCGCGGCATCGCGAGCACGCTGTACCTGGGCGTGGCCCGCGAAACCAACGCGGGCGCCACCGCCCACGCCTGGCTCCGGAGCGGCCCCCTGGTGATCACCGGCGCCGCCGGCCGCGAACGCTTCACCGTCGTCGCCACCTACGCGGACGACGAGCCTGTTCCGGATGGCCCCGCGGTGCGCGCGGGTTGA
- a CDS encoding PqqD family protein has protein sequence MPTITPTTPLVRDPALISASLGEEIAMLHVESGRYFFLNGVAAAVWERLEAATTPADLCADLVARYDVSPAQCETEVLSLLGTLLDKEMIHVAR, from the coding sequence ATGCCCACGATCACACCGACCACCCCGCTCGTTCGCGATCCCGCCCTCATCAGCGCCTCGCTCGGCGAGGAGATCGCGATGCTCCACGTCGAGTCGGGCCGCTACTTTTTCCTGAACGGCGTGGCGGCGGCCGTCTGGGAGCGCCTGGAAGCGGCGACCACCCCCGCCGACCTCTGCGCCGACCTCGTGGCGCGCTACGACGTATCGCCCGCGCAGTGCGAGACCGAGGTGCTTTCGCTGCTGGGAACGCTCCTCGACAAGGAAATGATCCACGTAGCGCGATGA
- a CDS encoding asparagine synthase-related protein has protein sequence MSAIFGFAHLDGEPAAEEALRAMDAALAGWGPDGGGTWREGPCGLGQRLLYNTPESLHERMPLTSRDGKVVLVAAARLDDREGLFGALGVPREERAAMPDGELILRAYERWGEESPSRLLGDWAFAAWDRERRRLFVARDQYGHTALYYHASARFFAFASGHEALFRLRGVPRRVNELHVAEIFFGWPGDGTATLWEDVRRLPPAHCLTASASGVSVREYWRAHDAPQVRLGSDDAYVERFLEIYAQAVRSRLRSHRPVGSTLTAGLDSSSVTALAARELRAQGRPLVAFTSAPREAAPDGGTASTPLVDEWPLAHAAAEYMGLAEHVKVSGEQMSPLTALERTLTIHSEPAPAALGHYWVHDMLSAARRRGIGTLLVGQRGNGTVSWNGGSFALAHLAATGAWPTVRRLLAGESRATGVPMARVAWRRLFWPVIDAARMQLRWRFKEPRTVWARHMPLDPGFMERSGIVRHMRRTEHRIGWFSARTPRAEQLATLMPGVSATGAFLHEIGAAYGMELRDPTADLRLLEFCLGIPRDQFIRDGQSRWLIRRAMEGLLPREVQWNTRRGMQSGDMTRLALGEMGRIGEAVARVESSPLVARYLSMPLLRQLWGDLQRPETAEAEGSAYYLLGMLSVGLFLIREEDAARGG, from the coding sequence ATGAGCGCGATCTTTGGATTCGCGCATCTCGATGGCGAGCCGGCGGCGGAGGAGGCGCTCCGCGCGATGGACGCGGCGCTGGCGGGGTGGGGACCGGACGGCGGCGGTACGTGGCGCGAGGGTCCATGCGGCCTGGGGCAGCGGCTGCTGTACAACACGCCGGAATCGCTTCACGAGAGGATGCCGCTGACGAGCCGCGACGGAAAGGTCGTGCTCGTGGCGGCGGCGCGGCTGGACGACCGCGAGGGGCTGTTCGGCGCGCTCGGCGTACCGCGCGAGGAGCGGGCGGCGATGCCGGACGGCGAGCTGATCCTCCGCGCCTACGAGCGATGGGGGGAGGAGAGCCCGTCGCGCCTGCTGGGCGATTGGGCGTTCGCGGCATGGGATCGCGAGCGGCGGCGGCTCTTCGTGGCACGCGACCAGTACGGCCACACGGCGCTGTACTACCACGCCTCGGCGCGCTTCTTTGCGTTCGCGTCGGGCCACGAAGCGCTGTTCCGGCTCCGGGGCGTCCCGCGCCGGGTGAACGAGCTCCACGTGGCGGAGATATTCTTCGGGTGGCCGGGCGACGGAACCGCGACGCTGTGGGAAGACGTGCGGCGCCTTCCGCCAGCGCACTGCCTGACGGCGTCGGCGTCCGGCGTCTCCGTGCGCGAGTACTGGCGGGCGCACGACGCTCCCCAGGTGCGGCTGGGCTCGGACGACGCGTACGTGGAGCGCTTCCTGGAGATCTACGCCCAGGCCGTGCGCAGCCGCCTACGCTCGCACCGGCCGGTGGGCTCCACGCTGACGGCGGGGCTCGATTCCAGCTCGGTGACGGCGCTGGCGGCGCGGGAGCTGCGCGCGCAGGGGCGGCCGCTGGTGGCGTTCACCTCCGCGCCACGCGAGGCGGCACCGGACGGCGGGACGGCCTCCACGCCGCTGGTGGACGAGTGGCCGCTCGCGCACGCGGCCGCGGAGTACATGGGGTTGGCCGAGCACGTGAAGGTGAGCGGCGAGCAGATGAGCCCGCTGACGGCGCTCGAGCGCACGCTCACCATCCATTCCGAGCCGGCGCCCGCCGCGCTGGGCCACTATTGGGTGCACGACATGCTCTCGGCCGCCCGGCGGCGCGGGATCGGGACGCTGCTGGTGGGGCAGCGGGGGAACGGAACGGTGTCGTGGAACGGCGGCAGCTTCGCGCTCGCCCACCTCGCCGCCACGGGCGCCTGGCCGACCGTGCGGCGCCTGCTGGCGGGTGAGAGCCGCGCCACGGGAGTGCCGATGGCGCGCGTGGCCTGGCGGCGGCTTTTCTGGCCCGTGATCGATGCGGCGCGGATGCAGCTCCGCTGGCGCTTCAAGGAGCCGCGGACGGTCTGGGCGCGGCACATGCCCCTCGACCCGGGGTTCATGGAGCGATCCGGGATCGTGCGCCACATGCGGCGCACCGAGCACCGCATCGGGTGGTTCTCCGCGCGGACGCCGCGGGCCGAGCAGCTCGCCACCCTCATGCCCGGCGTGAGCGCGACCGGTGCCTTCCTGCACGAGATCGGCGCCGCGTACGGGATGGAGCTGCGGGACCCAACGGCCGATCTGCGCCTGCTGGAGTTCTGCCTCGGCATTCCGCGCGACCAGTTCATCCGCGACGGGCAGAGCCGCTGGCTCATCCGGCGGGCCATGGAAGGGCTGCTCCCCCGGGAGGTGCAGTGGAACACCCGGCGCGGCATGCAGTCGGGCGACATGACCCGGCTGGCGCTGGGGGAGATGGGCCGGATCGGCGAGGCGGTCGCGCGGGTGGAGTCGTCGCCGCTCGTGGCGCGCTACTTGTCCATGCCGCTCCTCCGCCAGCTCTGGGGCGACCTCCAGCGGCCGGAGACCGCCGAAGCGGAGGGGTCCGCGTACTACCTCCTCGGCATGCTTTCCGTGGGGCTCTTCCTGATCCGCGAGGAGGACGCGGCGCGCGGGGGATAG
- a CDS encoding PqqD family peptide modification chaperone, which produces MTDGIAVQAAPAPLLFRTHRPVAHVQGGGIVLEHGPSGSGMKLNGTARRLWELTDAPIALDALCARVASEFEIAPGECDDAVRAFLDDLARRGLVEEVAEAPGDAGVRSRYLDLLKRALVNLIYPEHELRIELLEEHGRSGGLAGEQLMRDIRYRSPAEYEELVASKVDGSVRRRRPSRFSHTMIGMERLDNLEYCARRVFADGVPGDFLEAGVCQGGAAIFMRGLQVALGQEHRRVWLADSFEGLPPPTHEVDRAWDLDWSEERQPWLACDIGAVRDNFRTYGLLDDGVRWLQGWFSETLPEAPVERIAILRADADLYQSTREILDSLYHRVSPGGFVVIDDYGAIDACRHAVDEFRAEHGVTDPLRRIDWTGVYWRREA; this is translated from the coding sequence TTGACGGACGGCATCGCGGTTCAGGCCGCGCCGGCGCCTCTCCTCTTCCGCACCCACCGTCCCGTCGCCCACGTGCAGGGCGGCGGGATCGTTTTGGAGCATGGCCCCAGCGGCTCGGGGATGAAGCTGAACGGCACCGCCCGGCGGCTCTGGGAGCTGACCGACGCCCCCATCGCCCTGGACGCGCTGTGCGCGCGGGTCGCATCCGAGTTCGAGATCGCCCCCGGCGAGTGCGACGACGCGGTGCGGGCGTTTCTCGACGACCTGGCGCGCCGCGGCCTGGTGGAGGAAGTGGCCGAGGCGCCCGGCGACGCGGGGGTGCGGAGCCGCTACCTCGACCTGCTGAAGCGCGCGCTCGTCAACCTCATCTACCCCGAGCACGAGCTCCGCATCGAGCTGCTGGAGGAGCACGGCCGGTCCGGCGGGCTGGCCGGCGAGCAGCTCATGCGCGACATCCGCTACCGGTCGCCCGCGGAGTACGAGGAGCTCGTCGCGTCCAAGGTGGACGGCTCGGTGCGGCGCCGGCGGCCGAGCCGGTTCTCGCACACCATGATCGGGATGGAGCGGCTGGACAACCTGGAGTACTGCGCGCGGAGGGTGTTCGCGGACGGCGTTCCGGGGGACTTCCTGGAGGCGGGGGTGTGCCAGGGAGGCGCCGCCATCTTCATGCGCGGCTTGCAGGTGGCGCTCGGGCAGGAACACAGGCGCGTCTGGCTCGCCGACTCCTTTGAGGGGCTGCCGCCGCCGACGCACGAGGTGGACCGCGCCTGGGACCTCGACTGGAGCGAGGAGCGGCAGCCCTGGCTTGCGTGCGACATCGGCGCGGTGCGGGACAATTTCCGCACCTACGGGCTGCTGGACGACGGCGTGCGCTGGCTGCAGGGGTGGTTTTCGGAGACGCTCCCTGAGGCGCCCGTGGAGCGGATCGCGATCCTGCGCGCGGACGCCGATCTCTACCAGTCCACGCGCGAGATCCTGGACTCGCTGTACCACCGGGTGTCCCCCGGCGGCTTCGTGGTGATCGACGACTACGGCGCC